In one Winogradskyella sp. MH6 genomic region, the following are encoded:
- a CDS encoding cytochrome-c peroxidase — protein MKKGLLLIIIMLCSSCSSEDSGYQPTSLPLDIPEIFSNNIIAPIIPTDNPQTVKGVALGKKLFFDRILSADGTQSCATCHSPQSSFSENLPTSVGIDGISGPRNAMPLFNLAWNYGERFNWDGSALSLERQAEEPVENPIELHSNWDNVVDRLQNHPEYPELFQLAFNTSTITKELTTKAIAQFERTLISANSKFDKYTLGLATLTPQELNGLDIFLREDKGDCFHCHGNPNNPLWTDNDFHNNGLDATFTDLGLGTITGDPNDNGKFRSPSLRNLAYSAPYMHDGRFATLDEVINHYSEGLQNSPTIDPLMKKINQGGVQLSAQDKADLKAFLLTLSDPSFLNNPDFQN, from the coding sequence ATGAAAAAAGGATTGTTGCTTATTATAATTATGCTTTGCTCTAGTTGTTCTAGTGAAGACTCGGGTTACCAACCTACATCATTACCTCTGGATATTCCTGAAATATTTTCAAACAATATTATAGCACCTATTATACCTACAGACAATCCTCAAACCGTTAAAGGAGTAGCTCTTGGCAAGAAACTATTTTTTGATAGAATTCTATCCGCAGATGGTACACAATCTTGTGCAACTTGTCATTCACCTCAGAGTTCTTTTTCAGAAAACTTACCAACAAGTGTAGGCATAGATGGCATTTCAGGACCAAGAAATGCAATGCCTTTGTTTAATCTGGCATGGAATTATGGAGAGCGTTTTAATTGGGATGGATCTGCATTGAGTCTTGAACGCCAAGCCGAGGAACCTGTTGAAAATCCTATTGAATTACATAGTAATTGGGACAATGTTGTTGACCGACTGCAAAATCATCCTGAATATCCAGAATTATTTCAATTAGCATTTAATACCTCAACGATAACAAAAGAGTTAACCACTAAAGCTATAGCTCAATTTGAACGTACTTTGATTTCTGCAAATTCAAAATTTGACAAATATACACTTGGTCTGGCCACCCTAACACCACAAGAACTGAATGGGCTTGATATTTTCTTAAGAGAGGATAAAGGCGATTGTTTTCATTGCCATGGCAATCCTAACAATCCGCTTTGGACTGATAATGATTTTCACAACAACGGACTAGACGCAACGTTTACAGATTTAGGATTGGGCACTATAACTGGTGACCCAAATGACAACGGAAAATTTCGTTCTCCTTCTTTGAGAAATTTAGCGTATTCAGCACCTTATATGCACGATGGTAGATTCGCTACTTTAGACGAAGTTATAAATCACTACAGCGAAGGGCTTCAAAACTCACCAACAATTGACCCACTGATGAAAAAAATTAATCAAGGAGGAGTACAATTGTCCGCCCAAGATAAAGCGGATTTAAAAGCATTTCTGCTAACACTTTCTGACCCTTCATTTTTAAACAATCCTGATTTTCAAAACTAA
- a CDS encoding serine hydrolase — protein sequence MLLKRLFIVLLLVSSTSLFAQLNEAEIDKLVKETLTTFDVPGISVGVFKDGKEIYAKGHGVRSLTNKKDMNSETLVGVASNSKGFTCFALAMLVDEGKLDWDDPVRKYIPEFQLHDPWVTENFTVRDLVTHRSGMGLGAGDLMFFPEGNDFTVQDIIDNVKYLEPETSFRSKFAYNNNMFIIAGEVLKRVSGLSWEDFIETKIMKPVGMTSSKASYNRVTDKSNIIDAHTRAEGKVIQIPHDWSETANAAGGIVSNVHDMMTWAKFLMNDAVTENGERLLSEAQFHELWQLQTPLKVRANDSYDSNFRGYGLGWFVTDVKGGHKQVYHTGGLIGTVTQFTMIPDLDLAIVVLTNQMNGSAFTTITNTIKDSYLGYENRNWLQRLGQNNADFLKYNDSIKAEVFAQVESARTQLTMPSPKQIVGTYTDDWFGDITIAHDGKKYSIKCKRSPRLFGELLPYNTTTFVAKWNDRSYDADVFVQFTFNEKGEAVSATMKYIAPITDFSFDFHDLELKKTN from the coding sequence ATGCTTTTAAAACGCCTGTTTATTGTCCTTCTTTTAGTAAGTAGTACTAGCCTTTTTGCCCAATTGAATGAGGCTGAAATTGATAAATTAGTAAAGGAAACGCTCACCACCTTTGATGTGCCTGGTATTTCGGTTGGTGTATTTAAAGATGGCAAAGAAATCTATGCTAAAGGGCATGGAGTACGCTCTTTAACCAATAAAAAAGACATGAATTCTGAAACTTTAGTTGGTGTGGCTTCTAACAGTAAGGGTTTTACTTGTTTTGCATTGGCAATGCTCGTCGACGAAGGTAAATTAGATTGGGATGATCCAGTTCGTAAATACATTCCAGAGTTTCAATTGCATGATCCTTGGGTTACCGAGAATTTTACAGTTAGAGATTTGGTAACACATAGAAGTGGAATGGGTTTAGGTGCTGGTGATCTTATGTTTTTTCCTGAAGGCAATGATTTTACGGTTCAGGATATTATTGACAATGTGAAGTATTTAGAGCCTGAAACGTCCTTCAGAAGTAAATTCGCTTACAATAACAATATGTTCATTATTGCAGGTGAAGTTTTAAAGCGTGTAAGTGGTCTGTCTTGGGAGGATTTTATTGAAACTAAGATTATGAAACCTGTTGGCATGACAAGTTCTAAAGCATCCTACAACAGAGTAACGGATAAGTCGAACATCATAGATGCACATACTAGAGCTGAAGGGAAGGTGATTCAGATTCCTCACGATTGGAGTGAAACTGCAAATGCAGCAGGTGGTATTGTGAGTAACGTACACGATATGATGACTTGGGCAAAATTCTTAATGAATGATGCGGTTACAGAAAACGGAGAGCGTTTATTGAGCGAAGCACAGTTTCACGAGCTTTGGCAATTGCAAACACCATTAAAAGTAAGAGCCAACGATTCTTATGATTCTAATTTTAGAGGTTACGGATTGGGTTGGTTTGTTACTGATGTTAAAGGTGGTCACAAACAAGTGTATCATACAGGTGGATTGATTGGTACTGTGACGCAGTTTACTATGATACCTGATTTGGACTTGGCTATAGTTGTGTTAACCAATCAAATGAATGGTTCTGCATTTACCACAATCACAAACACCATCAAAGATTCCTATTTAGGCTACGAAAACAGAAATTGGTTGCAACGTTTAGGGCAGAACAATGCCGACTTTTTAAAGTATAACGACAGTATCAAAGCTGAGGTTTTTGCTCAGGTTGAAAGCGCTAGAACCCAATTAACCATGCCAAGTCCAAAGCAAATTGTAGGCACTTATACAGATGATTGGTTTGGAGATATTACCATTGCACATGATGGAAAAAAATATAGCATCAAATGCAAGCGTTCACCACGTTTATTTGGCGAATTGTTACCATACAACACTACAACATTTGTTGCCAAATGGAACGATAGAAGCTACGATGCTGATGTATTTGTGCAATTTACATTTAATGAAAAAGGGGAAGCCGTTTCTGCAACGATGAAATACATTGCGCCAATAACAGATTTTAGTTTCGATTTTCACGATTTAGAACTTAAAAAGACAAATTAA
- a CDS encoding HesB/IscA family protein has protein sequence MIKVSEQAKKKVIELMSDDGYNPDTDYIRVGVKSGGCSGLSYDLKFDKEQVEDDKVFEDNGVKIIVDKKSFLYLIGTTLEYSGGLNGTGFVFNNPNANRTCGCGESFSL, from the coding sequence ATGATTAAAGTTTCTGAACAAGCAAAGAAAAAAGTCATCGAACTAATGAGTGATGACGGTTACAATCCTGATACTGACTACATTAGAGTTGGTGTTAAAAGTGGTGGATGCTCTGGTTTATCATACGATTTAAAATTTGACAAAGAGCAAGTTGAAGATGATAAAGTTTTTGAAGATAATGGTGTAAAAATCATTGTAGACAAAAAGAGTTTCTTATACCTTATTGGCACTACTTTAGAATATTCAGGAGGATTAAACGGAACCGGATTTGTATTTAACAATCCCAACGCCAACCGTACATGTGGTTGCGGCGAATCATTTTCTTTATAA
- the sufB gene encoding Fe-S cluster assembly protein SufB, with translation MSKYTEDDLREELKTKEYEYGFYTDIESETFPNGLNENIIKAISKKKEEPEWMTEWRLEAFKAWQEMEEPDWANVHYEKPDFQAISYYSAPNSKPKYDSLDEVDPELLATFEKLGISLDEQKKLAGVAMDVVVDSVSVATTFKKTLAEKGIIFMSISEAIKEHPELVKKYIGTVVPQKDNFYAALNSAVFSDGSFCYIPKGVRCPMELSTYFRINQAGTGQFERTLVIADEGSYVSYLEGCTAPSRDENQLHAAVVELIALDDAEIKYSTVQNWYPGNAEGKGGVFNFVTKRGLCEKNAKISWTQVETGSAVTWKYPSCVLKGDNSVGEFYSIAVTNNFQQADTGTKMIHLGKNTKSTIISKGISAGKSQNSYRGLVQINSRAENARNFSQCDSLLMGNECGAHTFPYIEAKNKSAQIEHEATTSKIGEDQIFYCNQRGIDTEKAIALIVNGFSKEVLNKLPMEFAVEAQKLLEISLEGSVG, from the coding sequence ATGAGTAAATATACTGAAGACGATTTAAGAGAAGAATTAAAAACCAAAGAATACGAATATGGTTTTTATACAGATATTGAATCTGAAACTTTTCCTAATGGACTTAACGAAAATATTATAAAAGCTATCTCTAAAAAGAAGGAAGAACCAGAGTGGATGACAGAATGGAGATTAGAAGCTTTTAAGGCATGGCAAGAAATGGAAGAGCCTGATTGGGCTAATGTACATTATGAAAAACCAGACTTTCAAGCTATTTCTTATTATTCTGCACCTAATAGCAAACCTAAATACGATAGCCTAGACGAAGTAGATCCGGAGTTATTAGCCACTTTTGAGAAGCTAGGTATTTCTCTAGACGAGCAAAAGAAATTAGCTGGTGTTGCCATGGATGTGGTAGTAGATTCAGTTTCTGTAGCGACCACTTTTAAAAAGACCCTAGCTGAAAAAGGCATCATTTTTATGAGTATTTCTGAAGCCATTAAAGAGCATCCAGAACTTGTGAAAAAATATATTGGTACTGTTGTTCCGCAAAAAGACAACTTCTATGCGGCTTTAAACTCTGCCGTTTTTAGTGATGGCAGTTTTTGTTATATCCCAAAAGGTGTTCGTTGCCCAATGGAACTTTCAACCTATTTCCGAATTAACCAAGCAGGAACAGGTCAGTTTGAAAGAACACTTGTTATTGCCGACGAAGGTAGTTATGTGTCTTACTTAGAAGGTTGTACTGCACCAAGTAGAGACGAAAACCAATTACACGCAGCTGTTGTTGAGCTAATTGCTTTAGACGATGCTGAAATAAAATATTCTACGGTTCAAAACTGGTATCCAGGAAATGCTGAAGGTAAAGGTGGTGTTTTCAATTTTGTAACCAAACGTGGGCTGTGTGAGAAAAACGCAAAAATTTCTTGGACACAAGTAGAAACAGGTTCTGCTGTAACCTGGAAATATCCAAGTTGTGTACTTAAAGGAGATAACTCAGTCGGTGAATTTTATTCCATAGCTGTTACTAATAATTTCCAGCAAGCCGATACTGGGACAAAAATGATTCACTTAGGAAAAAACACCAAGTCAACCATTATATCTAAAGGTATATCTGCAGGTAAATCTCAAAATTCTTACCGTGGATTGGTTCAAATAAATTCTAGAGCAGAAAATGCTCGTAACTTCTCTCAGTGCGATAGTTTATTAATGGGTAATGAATGTGGAGCGCATACATTCCCATATATTGAAGCTAAAAATAAATCGGCACAAATTGAGCACGAGGCTACAACAAGTAAAATTGGTGAAGACCAGATTTTTTACTGTAACCAACGTGGTATAGATACAGAAAAAGCCATTGCTTTAATAGTTAATGGTTTTAGTAAAGAAGTATTAAACAAACTACCAATGGAGTTTGCTGTTGAAGCTCAAAAATTATTAGAAATCAGTTTAGAAGGTTCAGTAGGATAA
- the thiL gene encoding thiamine-phosphate kinase, with protein MIEDKNPKRTPLSELGEFKLIDHLTKHFKINHKSTVKGIGDDAAVLNYGKKQIVVSTDLLVEGVHFDLSYVPLKHLGYKAVMVNLSDIYAMNAKATQITVSIAVSNRFPLEALEELYAGITTAAEFYNIDVVGGDTTSSTSGLIISITAIGEVEKGNEVLRSGAKPNDLLVVTGDIGGAYMGLQVLEREKEVFKVNPNSQPDLSMYTYIVERQLKPEARKDIVELLQKLEVKPTSMIDISDGLSSEVIHLCKQSKVGVDIYENKIPLDPQVISTCEEFNIDSTTVALNGGEDYELLMTISQEDYPKIKGNPNLTVIGYMTEEERGMHLVTRAEQKIPIIAKGWNALNNQS; from the coding sequence ATGATAGAAGATAAAAATCCAAAACGTACACCTTTAAGTGAGTTAGGAGAGTTTAAACTTATAGACCACTTAACCAAGCATTTTAAGATAAATCATAAGTCTACTGTAAAAGGGATTGGAGACGATGCTGCTGTTTTGAATTATGGTAAAAAGCAAATTGTTGTATCTACTGATTTGTTGGTAGAAGGAGTACACTTTGATTTGAGTTATGTGCCTTTAAAGCACTTGGGTTATAAAGCTGTTATGGTTAACCTTTCCGACATTTATGCCATGAACGCGAAAGCGACTCAAATTACAGTGTCTATAGCTGTATCTAATCGTTTTCCGCTTGAAGCCTTAGAAGAATTATATGCTGGTATTACAACAGCTGCTGAATTTTACAATATTGATGTTGTAGGTGGAGATACTACGTCATCAACGTCGGGTTTAATAATTTCTATCACAGCTATTGGTGAGGTTGAAAAAGGAAATGAAGTGTTACGTTCGGGAGCAAAACCAAACGATTTACTAGTTGTTACAGGTGATATTGGTGGAGCTTACATGGGATTACAGGTTTTAGAGCGCGAAAAGGAAGTCTTTAAAGTAAATCCAAATTCGCAGCCAGACTTATCTATGTATACATATATTGTTGAAAGACAGCTAAAACCCGAAGCGCGAAAAGATATCGTTGAGCTTCTTCAAAAATTGGAAGTAAAGCCAACAAGTATGATAGACATTAGTGATGGGCTATCTTCTGAAGTAATTCATCTCTGCAAACAGAGTAAAGTAGGTGTTGATATTTATGAAAATAAAATTCCATTAGATCCTCAGGTGATTTCAACATGTGAAGAATTTAATATAGATAGTACAACCGTAGCTTTAAACGGAGGTGAGGATTATGAGTTGTTAATGACAATTTCTCAAGAAGATTATCCAAAGATTAAAGGAAATCCTAATTTAACCGTAATTGGTTACATGACAGAAGAGGAAAGAGGAATGCATTTAGTGACTAGAGCAGAACAAAAAATACCAATTATCGCAAAAGGTTGGAATGCCCTTAATAATCAATCATAA
- the sufC gene encoding Fe-S cluster assembly ATPase SufC: MLKINNLHASVEDKAILRGINLEVKPGEVHAIMGPNGSGKSTLASVIAGKEEYEVEEGEILLEGENIDELAAEERAHKGVFLSFQYPVEIPGVSVTNFMKTAINETRKAKGLEDMPANEMLKMIREKSELLEIDRKFLSRSLNEGFSGGEKKRNEIFQMAMLEPKLAILDETDSGLDIDALRIVANGVNKLKSKDNAVIVITHYQRLLDYIVPDYVHVLYNGRIVKSGTKELAHELEAKGYDWIKEEVNA, from the coding sequence ATGTTAAAGATAAACAACTTACACGCAAGCGTAGAAGATAAAGCAATATTAAGAGGTATTAACCTTGAAGTTAAACCTGGAGAAGTACATGCTATAATGGGACCTAATGGTTCTGGTAAAAGTACATTAGCCTCTGTAATTGCTGGAAAAGAAGAGTATGAAGTTGAAGAAGGAGAAATTTTGTTAGAAGGTGAAAACATTGACGAACTTGCAGCAGAAGAACGTGCACACAAAGGTGTTTTCTTATCATTTCAATATCCTGTAGAAATCCCAGGAGTTAGTGTTACTAACTTTATGAAAACAGCCATAAACGAAACTCGTAAGGCTAAAGGTTTAGAAGATATGCCAGCTAACGAAATGCTAAAGATGATTCGTGAAAAATCCGAACTTTTAGAAATAGATCGTAAATTTTTATCACGTTCTTTAAATGAAGGCTTTTCTGGAGGTGAAAAGAAACGTAACGAAATTTTTCAAATGGCAATGTTAGAACCAAAACTAGCAATTCTTGATGAAACAGATTCTGGTTTAGATATCGATGCTTTAAGAATTGTAGCCAATGGTGTTAACAAATTAAAATCTAAAGACAATGCTGTTATTGTGATTACGCACTACCAACGTTTATTAGATTATATCGTACCTGATTATGTGCATGTACTTTACAATGGCCGTATTGTTAAGTCTGGTACAAAAGAATTAGCTCATGAGTTAGAAGCTAAAGGTTACGACTGGATAAAAGAAGAAGTAAACGCTTAA
- a CDS encoding alpha/beta fold hydrolase, with product MTIDYKNIKIHYTVSGEGKTILLLHGFLETSAMWKDLEPEFARTHQVVCIDLLGHGETDSLGYVHTMEAMAKAVYAVLEHLKIKNAKVIGHSMGGYVALALAEQQPQLFEGLCLMNSTFEADSEERKVLRTRANEMAKTNFENLVRMSFANLFAPESRISFKTEYEQALNIALNTSLQGYMAANEGMKLRPNRFEVFKSLKAHKLIILGEKDTLINKDLLIAKIVDTDIKYSELSEGHMSHIENLSELTYFLLRFIEK from the coding sequence ATGACTATAGACTACAAAAACATAAAGATTCATTACACAGTTTCAGGAGAAGGTAAGACCATTTTGTTATTGCATGGTTTTTTAGAAACCTCAGCCATGTGGAAAGATTTGGAACCCGAATTTGCAAGAACACACCAAGTGGTTTGCATAGATTTATTAGGACATGGCGAAACGGACTCTTTAGGATATGTACACACAATGGAAGCCATGGCAAAAGCTGTGTATGCCGTTTTGGAACATTTAAAGATAAAAAACGCCAAAGTGATTGGACATTCTATGGGAGGATATGTGGCTTTAGCATTGGCAGAACAACAACCTCAACTTTTTGAAGGACTTTGTTTAATGAATTCCACATTTGAAGCTGATAGTGAAGAACGCAAAGTCTTAAGAACACGTGCCAACGAGATGGCAAAGACTAATTTTGAAAATTTAGTCCGTATGTCTTTTGCAAATCTTTTTGCTCCTGAAAGTAGAATTAGTTTTAAAACTGAGTATGAACAGGCTTTAAATATTGCTCTTAATACATCGCTTCAAGGTTATATGGCAGCAAATGAAGGCATGAAGCTAAGGCCAAATAGATTTGAAGTTTTTAAATCACTTAAAGCGCACAAGCTCATCATCTTAGGAGAAAAAGATACATTGATAAATAAGGATTTACTGATTGCAAAAATTGTAGACACAGACATAAAATATTCTGAATTATCAGAAGGACACATGAGTCACATTGAAAATTTATCAGAATTAACTTACTTTTTATTACGTTTTATCGAAAAATAA
- a CDS encoding MbnP family protein, which yields MNKIVSLLCLLVLLSACNSSDDSDSTSQVSTTFVFTHNWDGALIRDYNFGPIQYVNANGESIGFERLRYVISDIIFTKANGEEIELDIYNLVDLTNGVNMEYTPETQIPVGNYTNVSFTFGLDNEDNAENYTDLNSASFNVPETMGGGYHYMQFDGKFINSNSEEQGFNYHAIRAVDNVGANPTFPQDTFFTVNLGALEITNDVEIEVKMNIAEWFKNPNLWDLNVYNQTLMPNSTAQIMMYENGQNVFSLGDVFQ from the coding sequence ATGAATAAAATCGTTTCACTTTTATGTCTGCTAGTTTTGCTTAGCGCATGCAATTCAAGTGATGATTCAGATAGTACATCTCAGGTTTCAACTACATTCGTGTTTACACATAATTGGGATGGAGCACTTATTAGAGATTATAATTTTGGCCCTATTCAATATGTAAATGCAAACGGTGAATCTATTGGGTTTGAAAGGCTTCGTTATGTAATTTCAGATATCATTTTCACAAAAGCCAATGGAGAAGAAATTGAGCTCGATATTTACAATCTGGTGGACCTCACCAATGGAGTAAATATGGAATATACACCAGAGACTCAGATTCCCGTTGGTAATTACACAAATGTGTCTTTTACGTTTGGTTTAGATAATGAGGATAATGCTGAAAATTACACTGATCTTAACTCAGCTTCATTTAATGTTCCTGAAACAATGGGAGGAGGTTACCACTACATGCAATTTGATGGTAAATTCATTAACTCTAATTCGGAAGAGCAAGGGTTTAACTACCATGCGATAAGAGCTGTTGATAATGTTGGTGCTAATCCAACATTCCCACAAGACACCTTCTTTACAGTAAATCTTGGTGCTTTAGAAATCACCAATGATGTTGAAATTGAAGTAAAAATGAATATCGCAGAATGGTTTAAAAACCCGAATCTCTGGGATTTAAATGTATATAACCAAACGCTGATGCCAAATTCTACAGCTCAGATAATGATGTATGAAAATGGACAAAATGTATTCAGTTTAGGAGACGTGTTTCAATAG
- a CDS encoding choice-of-anchor B family protein — protein sequence MTVFVPKKCFFQVIACTFLSILIFGCSNDDNNSDGSNTILPQFPCENGFANGHPCNGFDLMSHIPNDILGGEGAEGNDSWGWTDPETGNEYALVGTTTCAAFVDITDPSSPIFLGTLPTATVNSLWRDIKVYNNHAFIVSEAPDHGMQVFDLTRLRNVANPPETFTADANYNEFGKAHNIVINEDSGFAYAVGSDTFNGGPHFINIQNPTSPVAAGGYANDAYSHDAQVVTYNGPDADYTGREILIGSNANEVVIIDVTDKANPVQISTIDYGNLGYAHQGWFTDDMVYFLLGDELDEINFGTNSRTIVFDFSDLDNPIYHMEYLAPTSAIDHNGYVVGNTFYVANYSAGLRAIDISSLDEGVMIETGFLDTYIPNDNTAFNGAWNIYPFFESGNIIVSDIDGGLFIVRPSN from the coding sequence ATGACTGTTTTTGTCCCAAAAAAATGTTTCTTTCAAGTAATCGCTTGTACTTTTTTATCCATTCTGATATTTGGGTGTTCTAATGACGACAACAATAGTGATGGTTCTAATACAATTTTACCACAATTTCCTTGTGAAAACGGATTTGCTAATGGCCATCCTTGTAACGGGTTTGACCTTATGAGTCATATCCCTAATGATATTTTAGGCGGTGAAGGAGCAGAAGGTAACGATTCTTGGGGCTGGACCGATCCTGAAACCGGAAATGAATACGCTCTAGTTGGCACTACAACCTGCGCTGCTTTTGTTGATATTACGGACCCTTCAAGTCCAATCTTTTTAGGAACTTTACCAACCGCTACGGTAAATAGTCTTTGGAGAGATATTAAAGTATATAATAATCATGCTTTTATAGTGAGCGAAGCACCAGATCATGGCATGCAGGTTTTTGATTTAACCCGCTTAAGAAATGTCGCCAATCCACCCGAAACATTTACAGCAGATGCTAACTATAATGAATTTGGAAAGGCTCATAATATCGTCATTAATGAAGATAGCGGCTTTGCTTATGCCGTGGGTTCAGACACTTTTAACGGAGGTCCTCATTTTATTAATATTCAAAACCCAACCTCACCTGTTGCAGCTGGTGGCTATGCTAATGATGCTTACTCTCACGATGCTCAAGTTGTAACTTATAATGGGCCAGATGCAGATTATACTGGCAGAGAAATTTTAATTGGTAGTAACGCTAATGAAGTGGTGATTATAGATGTTACCGACAAAGCAAACCCTGTTCAAATTTCAACTATAGATTACGGTAATTTAGGCTATGCACATCAAGGTTGGTTTACTGATGATATGGTCTACTTTTTACTTGGTGATGAACTTGACGAAATTAATTTTGGCACTAACTCTAGAACTATAGTTTTTGATTTTAGCGACTTAGATAATCCTATATATCATATGGAATATTTAGCACCAACTTCTGCCATAGACCATAACGGTTATGTAGTAGGCAATACGTTTTATGTTGCTAATTATTCAGCTGGTCTTAGAGCTATTGATATTTCGAGTCTAGATGAAGGTGTAATGATTGAAACTGGTTTTTTAGACACCTATATTCCTAATGACAATACAGCTTTCAATGGTGCATGGAATATCTATCCGTTTTTTGAAAGTGGTAATATCATCGTTAGCGATATTGATGGTGGTTTGTTTATTGTAAGACCTTCAAATTAG
- the sufD gene encoding Fe-S cluster assembly protein SufD — MELKEKLVSSFMAFENMVDVDSPVHDIRTEAIKHFESEGFPTKRQEAWKYTSLNSILKHDYSMFPKHEEALEFKDVKKYFIHDIDSYKIVFIDGKYSSHLSQTTHDGLDVCLMSAALTKPKYRIVIENYFNKIATKDSLSALNTAFSAEGAFIHIPKNKLVDKPIQILHFSTGNEAALMLQPRNLVIVDENSHVQIIERHQSLTENPVLTNSVTEIFGNKRAIVDYYKIQNDNQSASLIDNTFINQKQESIVKVHTFSFGGKLIRNNLNFYQNGERIDSTMKGITIIGDKQHVDHNTLVHHIEPNCESHQDYKGIFGDNSTGVFNGKVLVEKEAQKTDAFQANNNILLSDKASINTKPQLEIFADDVKCSHGCTIGQLDESAMFYLRSRGIPEKEARGLLMFAFSNNVLDSVKIPEIKNRITKIIANKLGVNIGFDL; from the coding sequence ATGGAATTAAAAGAAAAGTTAGTGTCTTCTTTCATGGCATTCGAAAATATGGTCGATGTAGATTCGCCTGTACATGACATTAGAACAGAAGCTATAAAACATTTTGAAAGTGAAGGTTTCCCGACCAAGCGTCAGGAAGCATGGAAATACACATCTTTAAATTCAATTTTAAAGCATGATTATAGTATGTTTCCTAAACACGAAGAGGCTTTAGAATTTAAAGACGTGAAGAAATATTTCATTCACGATATAGATTCATATAAGATTGTTTTTATTGATGGTAAGTATTCTTCGCATTTGTCTCAAACTACACATGATGGTTTAGACGTTTGCTTAATGTCAGCGGCTTTAACAAAGCCAAAATACAGAATTGTCATTGAAAACTATTTCAATAAAATAGCAACAAAAGATAGTTTATCTGCCTTGAATACTGCATTTTCTGCAGAAGGAGCTTTTATTCATATTCCGAAGAATAAGCTAGTAGACAAACCAATCCAAATCCTTCATTTTTCAACAGGAAATGAAGCGGCTTTAATGTTACAACCTCGTAACTTAGTTATTGTAGATGAAAATTCTCATGTTCAAATTATTGAACGTCATCAGAGTTTAACAGAGAATCCTGTTTTAACTAATTCTGTAACTGAGATTTTTGGTAACAAACGTGCTATTGTAGATTATTATAAAATTCAGAATGATAACCAATCGGCATCATTGATAGACAACACATTCATCAATCAAAAGCAAGAAAGTATTGTAAAAGTGCACACCTTCTCTTTTGGTGGAAAATTGATAAGAAATAACCTCAACTTTTACCAAAATGGTGAGCGTATAGATTCTACAATGAAAGGCATCACTATTATTGGTGATAAACAGCATGTAGATCACAATACACTAGTTCATCATATAGAACCTAACTGCGAAAGTCATCAAGATTACAAAGGTATTTTTGGAGATAATTCTACTGGTGTTTTCAACGGAAAGGTTTTGGTAGAAAAAGAAGCTCAGAAAACAGATGCGTTTCAAGCCAACAATAATATTTTATTAAGTGATAAAGCAAGCATAAACACCAAACCTCAGCTAGAGATTTTTGCTGATGATGTAAAATGTTCTCACGGTTGTACCATTGGGCAATTAGATGAGAGTGCTATGTTTTACTTGCGCTCACGTGGTATACCAGAAAAAGAAGCAAGAGGATTGTTGATGTTTGCTTTTAGTAACAATGTTTTAGATTCAGTTAAAATTCCTGAAATAAAAAATAGGATTACTAAGATTATTGCCAACAAACTAGGTGTTAATATTGGGTTTGATTTATAG